From one Malus sylvestris chromosome 1, drMalSylv7.2, whole genome shotgun sequence genomic stretch:
- the LOC126623705 gene encoding ascorbate transporter, chloroplastic-like — protein MAIGGLISNRNFGSFIGSGKVCQTNHAIVHHKGERLYYQGKTVYPTLCTPRASGSISGYSYSPYPRAIDSSDTNVLKATDRVRDEGDNPYLMSLQSGIRSQSTITKQILRGRCKSYLSSNHSFRSCIQSRKLDKLDYWKYHKYEHAKVNRTCAYYKSEDNDITESEVDSLTSIEGSGEAILAAGNMRKVPSWWEIPKRWVIVLLCFTAFLLCNMDRVNMSIAILPMAQEFNWNSATVGLIQSSFFWGYLLTQILGGILADKIGGKRVLGFGVIWWSVATILTPIAAKISLPFLLIMRAFMGIGEGVAMPAMNNILSKWIPVSERSRALSLVYTGMYLGSVTGLAVSPILIQKFKWPSVFYSFGSLGSIWLALWLNKAYSTPKEDPELSAEEKELIMGGTGNTSKEPVKVIPWKLILSKTPVWALIVCHFCHNWGTFILLTWMPTYYNQVLKFNLTESGLLCVLPWLTMAVFANIGGWIADTLVSKGFSVTTVRKIMQSIGFLGPAFSLTLLSRVKTPAMAVLCMACSQGSDAFSQSGLYSNHQDIGPRYAGVLLGLSNTAGVLAGVFGTAATGYILQRGSWDDVFKVSVVLYIIGTLIWNLFSTGEKILD, from the exons ATGGCGATCGGAGGTTTGATATCGAACCGGAATTTCGGTTCTTTTATCGGTTCAG GAAAGGTATGTCAAACAAACCACGCCATTGTGCATCACAAGGGAGAGCGTCTGTATTATCAGGGGAAAACAGTTTACCCAACTTTATGTACTCCCAGGGCTAGTGGTTCTATATCTGGATACTCGTACAGCCCTTATCCGCGTGCAATTGATTCTTCAGATACAAACGTTCTGAAGGCAACAGATAGGGTGCGTGATGAAGGCGATAACCCATATCTAATGTCTTTGCAATCTGGTATAAGGTCTCAGAGCACCATTACTAAACAAATACTTAGAGGAAGATGTAAAAGCTATCTTTCTTCGAATCACTCTTTTAGAAGTTGTATTCAATCAAGAAAGCTGGATAAGCTTGATTACTGGAAATATCATAAGTATGAACATGCTAAGGTTAACAGGACCTGTGCTTATTACAAGTCGGAGGATAATGACATAACAGAATCAGAGGTGGACTCACTCACATCAATAGAGGGGTCAGGTGAAGCTATTTTGGCAGCTGGAAATATGCGTAAAGTACCTTCTTGGTGGGAGATTCCCAAGCGCTGGGTGATTGTACTCCTTTGTTTTACAGCATTCCTATTGTGCAACATGGATCGT GTAAACATGAGCATTGCAATACTTCCCATGGCACAGGAATTCAACTGGAATAGTGCAACAGTCGGCTTGATTCAGTCCTCTTTTTTCTGGGGTTACCTGCTTACTCAG ATTCTTGGAGGCATTTTGGCAGATAAAATTGGTGGAAAGCGTGTATTGGGTTTTGGAGTGATATGGTGGTCAGTAGCGACAATTTTGACACCTATTGCAGCAAAAATCAGCCTCCCTTTTTTGCTTATCATGCGTGCTTTCATGGGGATTGGTGAG GGTGTCGCTATGCCTGCTATGAATAATATACTCTCTAAGTGGATTCCAGTGTCTGAGAGAAGCAGAGCACTTTCACTAGTATATACTGGCATGTACCTTGGTTCTGTCACTGGGTTGGCCGTTTCTCCGATTCTAATCCAGAAGTTCAAATGGCCGTCCGTGTTTTACTCATTTGGCTCTCTTGGTAGTATCTGGTTGGCATTATGGCTGAATAAA GCATATAGCACACCAAAAGAAGATCCGGAGCTTAGCGCAGAGGAAAAAGAACTTATCATGGGTGGAACTGGAAACACATCTAAGGAGCCTGTTAAGGTCATTCCTTGGAAGCTAATATTATCAAAAACACCTGTTTGGGCTCTTATAGTCTGCCACTTTTGCCACAATTGGGGAACCTTTATTCTATTGACATGGATGCCTACATACTACAATCAG GTTTTGAAATTCAACCTCACTGAATCCGGGCTCCTCTGTGTCTTGCCATGGTTGACGATGGCTGTTTTTGCAAATATAGGAGGCTGGATTGCAGATACACTTGTCAGCAAAGGTTTTTCTGTAACAACAGTTCGTAAG ATCATGCAATCAATTGGGTTTCTGGGACCAGCCTTTTCCCTTACACTGCTGAGCCGTGTCAAGACACCAGCAATGGCAGTACTATGCATGGCATGCAGTCAG GGATCTGATGCATTCTCACAATCCGGTCTCTACTCCAACCACCAAGACATTGGACCTCGCTATGCT GGAGTATTGCTGGGACTCTCAAACACAGCAGGAGTTCTTGCTGGTGTTTTCGGTACAGCTGCAACAGGGTACATACTCCAACGAG GTTCTTGGGATGATGTATTCAAGGTCTCTGTTGTATTGTACATCATTGGCACATTAATCTGGAACTTGTTTTCAACTGGAGAGAAAATCCTTGACTAG
- the LOC126623707 gene encoding cytochrome P450 86A8-like, translating into MEIATALLVLTAITAYLLWLTFISRSLKGPRVWALLGSLPGLIENSDRLHDWIYDNLRACGGTYQTCICAIPFLAKKQGLVTVTCDPKNLEHILKTRFDNYPKGPTWQSVFHELLGEGIFNSDGDTWLFQRKTAALEFTTRTLRQAMARWVSRAIKLRFCPILKSAELQAKPVDLQDLLLRLTFDNICGLAFGKDPETCAPGFPDNGFAMAFDQATEASLQRFILPEVLWKLKKWLGLGMEVTLSRSLVHIEEYLSDVIASRKLELLSQQKDGNPHDDMLSRFMKKKENYSDTFLQHVALNFILAGRDTSSAALSWFFWLITLNPMIEDKILREICTVLIETRGDDMASWLDEPLEFEEIDRLIYLKAALCESLRLYPSVPEDSKHVVCDDVLPDGTFVPAGSSVTYSIYATGRMKSTWGDDCLEFRPERWLSPDGKKFIMHDSNKFVAFNAGPRICLGKDLAYLQMKSVTASVLLHHRLTVVPGHKVEQKMSLTLFMKYGLMVNVHKRDLGAILSSIKKEMTTEGQLQGEEQECVAVECNGDGGGGAVVGVA; encoded by the coding sequence ATGGAGATTGCGACGGCGTTGCTGGTTTTAACAGCCATCACGGCTTACCTCCTTTGGTTAACCTTCATCTCACGGTCGCTGAAGGGTCCACGTGTCTGGGCGTTACTGGGTAGTCTCCCGGGGCTCATTGAAAACTCGGACCGGTTGCACGACTGGATCTACGACAACCTACGCGCCTGCGGCGGCACGTACCAAACCTGCATCTGCGCCATCCCCTTCCTCGCCAAAAAGCAAGGCCTCGTGACCGTCACGTGCGACCCGAAGAATCTGGAGCACATACTCAAGACCCGGTTCGACAACTACCCCAAGGGCCCCACCTGGCAATCAGTGTTTCACGAGTTGTTGGGGGAGGGCATCTTCAACTCGGATGGCGACACGTGGCTGTTTCAGAGGAAGACGGCCGCACTTGAGTTCACCACCCGGACTCTGCGCCAAGCCATGGCTCGGTGGGTCAGCCGAGCCATCAAGCTCAGGTTCTGCCCGATTCTCAAGTCGGCTGAGCTCCAAGCTAAACCGGTTGATCTCCAAGACCTGTTACTTCGGCTCACTTTTGATAACATATGCGGCTTGGCTTTCGGGAAGGATCCGGAGACTTGTGCCCCGGGTTTTCCTGACAACGGCTTTGCCATGGCCTTCGACCAAGCCACCGAAGCCTCGCTGCAGCGGTTTATCCTGCCAGAGGTGTTGTGGAAGCTGAAAAAGTGgcttgggcttggaatggaagTCACATTGAGCCGAAGCCTTGTGCATATTGAGGAGTATTTATCCGATGTGATTGCATCCCGTAAGCTCGAGTTGCTGAGTCAGCAAAAAGATGGGAACCCACACGATGATATGTTGTCAAGGTtcatgaagaaaaaagagaactACTCGGATACTTTTCTCCAACACGTGGCGCTCAATTTCATCCTAGCTGGACGCGACACGTCATCAGCTGCGCTAAGCTGGTTCTTTTGGTTGATCACTCTAAACCCAATGATTGAAGACAAAATTCTGCGTGAAATTTGCACCGTTCTGATCGAGACACGTGGCGATGATATGGCaagttggttggacgagccgtTGGAATTTGAGGAAATTGACCGATTGATATACCTCAAGGCAGCATTGTGCGAGAGCCTTAGGTTGTACCCTTCCGTACCCGAGGACTCAAAGCATGTGGTGTGCGACGACGTTTTGCCGGATGGCACATTTGTCCCCGCCGGATCATCGGTGACATACTCCATATACGCAACGGGGCGGATGAAATCGACGTGGGGAGACGATTGTCTAGAGTTTCGCCCGGAGAGGTGGCTATCTCCCGATGGTAAGAAGTTCATAATGCATGACTCAAATAAATTTGTGGCCTTCAACGCCGGTCCAAGAATATGTCTGGGGAAGGACTTGGCTTACTTGCAAATGAAGTCAGTAACCGCGTCGGTTTTGCTCCACCACCGTCTCACGGTGGTGCCGGGCCACAAGGTGGAGCAAAAGATGTCGTTAACGTTGTTCATGAAATATGGACTCATGGTGAATGTGCACAAAAGGGATCTGGGGGCAATTTTATCAAGCATTAAAAAGGAGATGACGACGGAGGGACAATTGCAAGGGGAAGAGCAAGAGTGTGTGGCCGTTGAATGTAACGGTGACGGTGGTGGTGGAGCGGTGGTCGGGGTGGCTTAA
- the LOC126621285 gene encoding origin of replication complex subunit 5 isoform X1, protein MIFARPFRDPTKRGTVRACDDHGDFAAAKNSDMGKEESPKTTRRTTRSSALATPSKNVVEETKASSSHPPTLSDLVLGEKGESFSADDLLSSFPGRRNQILELLRLLGPQNSPMFPVFVYGGTSTGKTSIVVETFRHLKRPLVYSSCLTCYNPRILFESVLNQLFLHRKNAANGYSSAKRCESPSDFVNFLRDALVSILVNTKGNSGKVTSKRSGKSNGNMIYLVFDNLERLRGWDKGSTILPLLFNLYDILKMPEVGLIFISSASPDTYYSNMGYVEPIPLYLPDYTQDDLQKIFMRNQANKKLYSSFLSVVLRPFCRITRRVDELSSAFSPLFTKYCEPITDLNVVPNKETNQRLYNFFRPHIAPALNETFKVSSQQSPEVEVKERKGKGGTRKSRDFEVEELDFHMPTSAKYLLIAAFLASRNPATLDSSLFDSTGGSNNRKRKRKLSDKSMEQKETAEQELLLNPGSFPMERLLAIFQCITSVGEGPLDEEEQEDGGLGIQDGNGGLMSDVLLQLSSLCSANFIVTGGSCPLEGSTRYRSTVSEDMALKVARSIKFPLSKYIYR, encoded by the exons ATGATTTTCGCTCGCCCCTTTCGAGACCCGACGAAAAGAGGAACTGTTAGAGCTTGCGATGATCATGGCGATTTTGCTGCAGCAAAG AATTCAGACATGGGTAAAGAGGAAAGTCCGAAAACCACAAGGAGAACAACCAGATCCTCCGCTTTAGCTACCCCTTCAAAGAATGTAGTTGAAGAAACTAAAGCAAGTAGTTCGCACCCGCCAACTCTCAGTGACCTAGTATTGGGTGAAAAAGGAGAATCCTTTAGTGCCGAtgatcttttgtctagttttcCTGGAAGACGTAATCAAATATTGGAGCTTCTGCGCCTTCTGGGTCCACAGAACTCTCCCATGTTTCCTGTCTTTGTGTATGGAGGCACTTCTACCGGGAAAACCAGTATTGTTGTAGAGACATTTAGGCATCTTAAGCGCCCTTTAGTTTATTCAAGCTGCCTTACCTGTTATAATCCTCGAATCTTGTTTGAATCCGTTCTGAACCAACTATTTCTTCACCGAAAGAATGCAGCAAATGGTTATTCTAGTGCAAAGCGCTGTGAAAGCCCATCtgattttgttaattttcttcGCGATGCCTTGGTCAGCATTCTGGTTAATACTAAGGGAAACTCGGGGAAAGTAACCTCCAAAAGGTCAGGAAAGTCTAATGGAAATATGATCTACTTGGTCTTTGACAATTTGGAGCGTCTTAGAGGATGGGATAAAGGTTCCACTATATTACCTTTACTATTTAATCTCTATGACATTTTGAAAATGCCTGAGGTCGGTCTTATCTTTATCAGCAGTGCCTCGCCAGATACATATTACTCAAATATGGGCTATGTGGAGCCTATCCCTCTATATCTTCCTGATTATACACAAGATGATCTGCAGAAAATCTTCATGAGAAACCAGGCGAACAAAAAGCTTTACTCCTCTTTTCTCAG TGTTGTGCTAAGGCCCTTCTGTAGAATTACCAGACGGGTGGACGAGCTTTCTTCTGCCTTTTCACCATTATTCACAAAATATTGTGAACCCATCACTGATCTGAATGTTGTTCCCAATAAAGAGACGAACCAAAGGCTGTATAATTTTTTTCGTCCCCATATTGCTCCTGCACTGAATGAGACATTTAAGGTTTCGTCGCAGCAGTCCCCCGAAGTTGAAGTTAaggagagaaaaggaaaggggGGCACAAGGAAATCCAGAgattttgaagttgaagaattagaTTTCCATATGCCTACTTCCGCCAAATATCTTCTTATTGCTGCATTCCTTGCTTCACGAAACCCAGCTACCCTTGATTCATCCCTGTTTGATTCTACAGGAGGTTCTAATAATCGAAAACGAAAGAGGAA GCTTTCGGACAAGTCAATGGAACAGAAGGAAACTGCAGAACAGGAATTGCTTTTGAATCCTGGATCATTCCCAATGGAAAGGTTATTAGCCATATTTCAGTGCATTACATCTGTAGGAGAAGGTCCTCTTGATGAGGAGGAACAAGAAGATGGTGGGTTAGGCATTCAAGATGGGAATGGCGGGCTCATGTCTGATGTTCTCTTACAACTGTCCAGTCTCTGCAGTGCTAATTTTATTGTCACTGGTGGAAGCTGCCCGCTGGAGGGCTCAACTCGATATCGATCGACAGTGAGTGAAGATATGGCTCTTAAG GTAGCAAGGAGTATTAAGTTTCCTCTCTCAAAGTATATATACAGATGA
- the LOC126621285 gene encoding origin of replication complex subunit 5 isoform X2, with product MGKEESPKTTRRTTRSSALATPSKNVVEETKASSSHPPTLSDLVLGEKGESFSADDLLSSFPGRRNQILELLRLLGPQNSPMFPVFVYGGTSTGKTSIVVETFRHLKRPLVYSSCLTCYNPRILFESVLNQLFLHRKNAANGYSSAKRCESPSDFVNFLRDALVSILVNTKGNSGKVTSKRSGKSNGNMIYLVFDNLERLRGWDKGSTILPLLFNLYDILKMPEVGLIFISSASPDTYYSNMGYVEPIPLYLPDYTQDDLQKIFMRNQANKKLYSSFLSVVLRPFCRITRRVDELSSAFSPLFTKYCEPITDLNVVPNKETNQRLYNFFRPHIAPALNETFKVSSQQSPEVEVKERKGKGGTRKSRDFEVEELDFHMPTSAKYLLIAAFLASRNPATLDSSLFDSTGGSNNRKRKRKLSDKSMEQKETAEQELLLNPGSFPMERLLAIFQCITSVGEGPLDEEEQEDGGLGIQDGNGGLMSDVLLQLSSLCSANFIVTGGSCPLEGSTRYRSTVSEDMALKVARSIKFPLSKYIYR from the exons ATGGGTAAAGAGGAAAGTCCGAAAACCACAAGGAGAACAACCAGATCCTCCGCTTTAGCTACCCCTTCAAAGAATGTAGTTGAAGAAACTAAAGCAAGTAGTTCGCACCCGCCAACTCTCAGTGACCTAGTATTGGGTGAAAAAGGAGAATCCTTTAGTGCCGAtgatcttttgtctagttttcCTGGAAGACGTAATCAAATATTGGAGCTTCTGCGCCTTCTGGGTCCACAGAACTCTCCCATGTTTCCTGTCTTTGTGTATGGAGGCACTTCTACCGGGAAAACCAGTATTGTTGTAGAGACATTTAGGCATCTTAAGCGCCCTTTAGTTTATTCAAGCTGCCTTACCTGTTATAATCCTCGAATCTTGTTTGAATCCGTTCTGAACCAACTATTTCTTCACCGAAAGAATGCAGCAAATGGTTATTCTAGTGCAAAGCGCTGTGAAAGCCCATCtgattttgttaattttcttcGCGATGCCTTGGTCAGCATTCTGGTTAATACTAAGGGAAACTCGGGGAAAGTAACCTCCAAAAGGTCAGGAAAGTCTAATGGAAATATGATCTACTTGGTCTTTGACAATTTGGAGCGTCTTAGAGGATGGGATAAAGGTTCCACTATATTACCTTTACTATTTAATCTCTATGACATTTTGAAAATGCCTGAGGTCGGTCTTATCTTTATCAGCAGTGCCTCGCCAGATACATATTACTCAAATATGGGCTATGTGGAGCCTATCCCTCTATATCTTCCTGATTATACACAAGATGATCTGCAGAAAATCTTCATGAGAAACCAGGCGAACAAAAAGCTTTACTCCTCTTTTCTCAG TGTTGTGCTAAGGCCCTTCTGTAGAATTACCAGACGGGTGGACGAGCTTTCTTCTGCCTTTTCACCATTATTCACAAAATATTGTGAACCCATCACTGATCTGAATGTTGTTCCCAATAAAGAGACGAACCAAAGGCTGTATAATTTTTTTCGTCCCCATATTGCTCCTGCACTGAATGAGACATTTAAGGTTTCGTCGCAGCAGTCCCCCGAAGTTGAAGTTAaggagagaaaaggaaaggggGGCACAAGGAAATCCAGAgattttgaagttgaagaattagaTTTCCATATGCCTACTTCCGCCAAATATCTTCTTATTGCTGCATTCCTTGCTTCACGAAACCCAGCTACCCTTGATTCATCCCTGTTTGATTCTACAGGAGGTTCTAATAATCGAAAACGAAAGAGGAA GCTTTCGGACAAGTCAATGGAACAGAAGGAAACTGCAGAACAGGAATTGCTTTTGAATCCTGGATCATTCCCAATGGAAAGGTTATTAGCCATATTTCAGTGCATTACATCTGTAGGAGAAGGTCCTCTTGATGAGGAGGAACAAGAAGATGGTGGGTTAGGCATTCAAGATGGGAATGGCGGGCTCATGTCTGATGTTCTCTTACAACTGTCCAGTCTCTGCAGTGCTAATTTTATTGTCACTGGTGGAAGCTGCCCGCTGGAGGGCTCAACTCGATATCGATCGACAGTGAGTGAAGATATGGCTCTTAAG GTAGCAAGGAGTATTAAGTTTCCTCTCTCAAAGTATATATACAGATGA
- the LOC126625672 gene encoding ATG8-interacting protein 1-like codes for MADNEEREESTVRGKMADNEEGEESTARGNGWEVVQLTASTYAAAPGPGGIELSNEDQSDTYGEHAESSRALFMSGHFAFPPSQHENLPLESDRSEIHNEHLDSDVLAEIGIEEGGRSSGKEEETLTLKGLNVPDEFAGKQSVYDKDNMQLIGDTEFEEGLILAHKDQIIIDAATYHFDGETDLGSLTHFGESPTIPGLEEPSEQGLGFSEDIMQSPRSQKDDKLDVSRLPCGAWWKRRAASLYSHAKEANAVWSIFVAAAVMGLVLLGQRWQNERWLALQQKWLLSVNDQKTGRMIGPISRLKDVIVSSHRRGSFIGSGSSSEA; via the exons ATGGCAGATaatgaggagagagaggaaagcACTGTGCGGGGTAAGATGGCAGATAACGAGGAGGGGGAGGAAAGTACTGCTCGTGGGAATGGATGGGAAGTTGTACAACTTACAGCATCTACGTATGCTGCTGCTCCTGGTCCAGGAGGAATTGAGTTGAGCAATGAGGATCAGAGTGATACCTATGGTGAGCATGCTGAATCTTCTCGTGCTCTTTTCATGTCTGGTCACTTTGCTTTTCCACCCAGTCAGCATGAGAATTTGCCGTTGGAGTCCGATAGAAGTGAAATTCATAATGAACATTTGGACAGTGATGTCTTAGCTGAGATAGGTATTGAAGAAGGAGGTAGGTCAAGTGGAAAGGAGGAAGAAACTTTGACTTTGAAAGGGTTGAATGTGCCAGATGAGTTTGCAGGAAAACAGTCTGTATATGATAAGGATAACATGCAATTGATTGGTGATACAGAGTTTGAAGAAGGTTTAATTTTGGCTCACAAAGATCAGATTATAATCGATGCTGCTACATATCATTTTGACGGTGAAACAGATCTTGGCAGCTTAACTCATTTTGGTGAGAGTCCCACTATTCCTGGACTCGAGGAACCTTCAGAACAAGGTTTAGGTTTCTCTGAGGACATCATGCAATCCCCAAGGTCTCAGAAAGATGATAAACTTGATGTTTCTCGCCTGCCCTGTGGAGCTTGGTGGAAAAGAAGAGCTGCTTCCTTGTATTCTCATGCAAAAGAAGCAAATGCAGTTTGGTCTATTTTCGTAGCAGCAGCTGTGATGGGGCTTGTGTTACTTGGGCAGCGGTGGCAAAATGAAAGGTGGCTGGCTCTACAGCAAAAATGGCTGTTGAGCGTCAATGATCAG AAAACAGGAAGGATGATTGGTCCCATATCCCGTCTTAAAGACGTTATAGTGAGCAGCCACCGCCGAGGATCCTTTATCGGGAGCGGCTCCTCAAGCGAGGCTTAA
- the LOC126625494 gene encoding uncharacterized protein LOC126625494, with the protein MGDLYALDFDGVLCDSCGESSQSAVKAAKVRWPTLFNGVDSALEDWVLEQMYIVRPVVETGYENLLLVRLLLEMRIPSIRKSYIAEGLTVDGILDKWSELKPVIMAEWGEERDALIHLFGKVRDEWMDEDLKTWIGANRLYPGVPDALRFASSTIYIVTTKQSRFADALLRELAGVTIPPEKIFGLGSGPKVEVLKQIQKKPEHQELKLHFVEDRLATLKNVIKEPELDGWNLYLGNWGYNTQKEREEAATIPRIQIVELSEFSKKLK; encoded by the exons atgggggaTTTATACGCTCTGGATTTTGATGGAGTTTTGTGTGATAGCTGCGGAGAGAGCTCCCAATCTGCTGTGAAG GCTGCTAAAGTGAGATGGCCAACTCTATTCAACGGCGTGGATTCAGCTTTGGAGGATTGGGTTCTTGAGCAGATGTACATA GTGAGACCTGTGGTGGAAACAGGGTATGAGAACCTGCTACTAGTGAGGTTGCTGCTGGAAATGAGGATACCTTCTATAAGGAAGTCCTACATAGCGGAAGGGCTCACGGTGGATGGGATACTGGACAAGTGGTCGGAACTGAAGCCGGTGATCATGGCAGAATGGGGTGAAGAAAGGGATGCGCTTATTCATCTTTTCGGGAAGGTCAGGGATGAATGGATGGACGAGGACTTGAAAACTTGGATTGGTGCAAATAG ATTATATCCAGGCGTTCCTGATGCTCTAAGATTTGCAAGCTCAACCATATACATAGTTACCACGAAACAG AGCCGATTCGCTGATGCTTTGCTGCGAGAACTTGCAGGAGTTACGATACCGCCTGAAAAGATATTTGGTCTTGGCAGTGG TCCAAAGGTAGAAGTATTGAAGCAAATTCAAAAGAAACCAGAACATCAGGAACTGAAACTGCA CTTTGTCGAAGATCGTTTGGCAACCCTAAAGAATGTCATCAAAGAACCTGAATTGGATGGTTGGAATTTGTATCTAG GGAATTGGGGGTACAATACACAGAAAGAGAGGGAGGAAGCAGCTACAATTCCCAGGATTCAGATCGTCGAGCTTTCTGAATTCAGTAAGAAGTTGAAGTAG
- the LOC126625500 gene encoding uncharacterized protein LOC126625500, whose protein sequence is MANPTPPVPFLLALLLLLILPFIFSPSGEFVRFAEAGKRRVHITDDLDDVLDDEEDDTWKEWGKKTKPSSDFDPPPDLSKMDMSQIQAEMMKRQTGPAFGFVKLRMGEKRTRDTVAELAMKWTQVLRTGAIEARFMGVDLNTIMFNMERGQDTTELKEFALKQPEAYEIKIGDQVFRRPGDPPLEELVEKLRDEKKRKESDSATESNIHLKEEL, encoded by the exons ATGGCAAACCCAACACCTCCAGTCCCCTTTCTCCTCgcccttctcctcctccttattCTGCCCTTCATCTTTTCCCCAAGTGGCGAATTCGTCCGGTTCGCCGAGGCGGGAAAGCGCAGAGTCCACATCACCGACGACCTGGACGACGTCCTTGACGACGAGGAGGACGACACCTGGAAAGAATGGGGCAAGAAAACGAAACCCTCTTCCGATTTTGATCCGCCGCCCGATTTGTCGAAGATGGACATGTCGCAGATACAGGCGGAGATGATGAAACGGCAAACCGGGCCGGCTTTCGGGTTCGTGAAGCTGCGGATGGGCGAGAAGCGGACTCGG GATACAGTGGCCGAGCTTGCTATGAAGTGGACTCAAGTTCTGAGGACTGGAGCAATTGAGGCAAGGTTCATGGGTGTTGATCTAAACACGATCATGTTCAACATGGAAAGAGGCCAAGACACAACAGAG TTGAAGGAGTTTGCGTTGAAACAACCAGAGGCCTATGAGATAAAGATTGGCGATCAAGTTTTTCGAAGACCAGGAGATCCTCCTTTAGAGGAACTCGTTGAGAAGCTCCGGgatgagaaaaagagaaaggagagTGACAGTGCAACAGAGAGCAATATACATTTGAAAGAGGAATTGTAG